A region of the Drosophila ananassae strain 14024-0371.13 chromosome XL, ASM1763931v2, whole genome shotgun sequence genome:
ACTGAATTACTTTCGGGGGATACTTGGGGGGAGTTACGaaggtaaaaaaaatcaaaaattataCTAAGTAtgcatttgttgttgttgtttgtttgtttgttagttgttggttgtttgttgttgcttctgttgtttgttgttgttgatgtgtTTATCAAATgtgagagaaaaaaaagaaccgAGAAGTAAGATGCCTCTCCCGGATATATACTGATGGTATATAATCGGAATAGTGTGTGTATATATAGTGTGTGTTTTGTTGCATCTtctggatgtgtgtgtgtgttctttTTTCTCTGTATTCTGTTCTCGATTAGATAAACTTTTTCGCATCGAAATAGGGATGCGATTTTTGGAAGCGTTGCTGTGATTTTATTGATCTACCTCTGTGCACCATGCTGTTGAATCCGGCGGCCATgtgcggcagcggcggcggtggcggcggctgGGGGGCGTTCGGCGCCGGCACGCCCATCTGCGACATAAAGTGGGCCGCCTTCGCCTTGCCATGCTCCTCGGCTAGCCGGACGGACAGGGGCTGGGATCCGCCCTCCGGTATGACGTTGTTCAGCGCCGATATGGCCTCCTGTGCCTCCTCGCGCTTGTTATAGCTGTTTTTTGGTATTCGGGTATTCGGGTTTGAATGATATTCGATTCGATGATGACAGAATTGAATGAACGTGGCAGGAATgagagaaaaataataaaaattcgaTGAGAAAATCAATAAGTGATAGATGAAACATAGAGAGACATAAGAAGACTGGTAGACTTGCAACTCACCGAACAAATGCCACGCCGCGGGGGCGTCCTGTCAGCTTGTCGCGCAGGATGTTCTTCTGGACGATGGAACCGTACTTGCCGAAGATCGTGTCCAGCTGGTCGTCGGTGATGGTGCGCGGCAGATTGGTCACATACAGGTTGGTGTCCTTGATGGACTCCCCGCCGGGACGAGCATAGgagacctaccaggagatttCCAGGACATTTAGAACCGCTaatgatttatattttatttgagatCTCACCTTGAGCCGCTTGTTACGCACTGTGATGCCGTTGAGGACTTTGATCGCACGCTGCGAGTCCATTTCGGATGTGAAGTCCACGAAAGCGTATCCAAAACTGTAGCCAGTCTGTTGGGAGAGAATAAAAAGGATTATTAAAGGATCTTAAAGAAAGAGAAGAAACTTAGAAGTCTCACCTTATAGTCTCTCATGATTCTGCACGTGTTGATGGGCCCGATGGCGCGGAAGAGGGCGTACAGCTCGCGGTCAGTCATGTCCTGGGGCAAGTAGTTGACAATCAGGTTGGTGTTGCTCGGCCGCTGGTCATTAAGCATGTGATCGTCGCTGCCGCCGCTGCCCAGCGACAGGCCGCACAGATTGTTAAGCGAATTGTTGCTGGTCATGGGCGGCAGGTTGCACATGttgccgccaccgccgccgccaagGGAATTGGCACTGCCACCATTACCACCGATGCCACAGCCGGGGAAGTCGTTGTAACCGCGACGCGACGAGGAGCTTGGAAATGAGAATTCTGTATCCTGTGGCGAAAACGCATAACGCGACTGTAATCAGATGGAACCATACAAAGATATTCTATCGTTGAGAGAAGGCCTCATATCGCTGCTTGGGTTTGATTATTTGATTTGGTTAGTTGGTTGCTTGGTTGGTTGCTtagttggttggttggttggaaTGGTGATTGCTGGGCTGTCTGGTTGCTTGCATCTCTcgtcagcagcagcaacaacaacaacaacaacacacacacacacacacacacaactcAATCAAATGTCAATCAATGATGGAGGAGGATGTGACGTTGATTGAAACATAAACGTAGAACTCTACGGAACCGTCAGGCGGCAAGGCGTGCTTGAAACTCGAGTGCAGCAATCGTACTTGTATCTTATCTTGATTTAAGCCTTAAATCGAAACATTCTCTTGCTTCACTGTACTtctggatgtgtgtgtgtgtgtttgtgtctgtgtgtgtgtgtgtctctcTAAATGGCATTCAAAGGGCATTGCACAAACAaacagaagaaaaaaaaacataatcgAACAAGGTTTTTTGCCTTTTCGGCTTCTTAAGCTTCTCGTGAGGGTTCTGGGACAGTGCCGGGCAGCAGTTTACAGCCAGAGCACTAGGCCTTATACTTTTGCCCGGCACTGTGCCACAGAAGAGAGCAGAGTGCGCCGAGAGGCGGAAACGGAAGTGAAACGGACAAGGTGGCCGCTGTGCCCCCTTAAGtatgctattaaaaattatcatgCACGTGTTCTgtgtatttttgtgttttaagttttaagtttttagtttttagtttattgAGATTTATTTAGAGCTGtttgtgttgttgctgctggttctggttctgtttagtttttagttttaagttTCTTGTCTTTAGGTTTCTGTTTAAGTTTAGGTTCTGTTTGGTTTAAGATACTTTGAGATGCAAACTTGAGATTGATTTTGTATTTCTTGCTCGGATTGTAAAAACTGTAACCAAAAGCGTGTGTCCCCAGAGCGTTCATGAGACAAACTCAATAACATACAACTATGGATAGTAGAATAGTAGATAGTAGATAGTAGATAGTAGATAGTAGAATAGTAGGAggcataaatattattattattgttatgatagtcggataaaaaaaaacaaggaaactgaacaaaaaatggaatatcATTCATTATCGAATTGTTTGGAAAATAATGGTCGCCACATGCACCGAAATCTCTAACAATAATCATAATTCCAGGCTTTAAATAGTGATAGAGACATATAGGAGGTAGAAGGGTAGAAGGGAGTACGAAGTAGAACTTACCATTCCCGAGGGCAGTGAATGGGACATCCCGAATCCTCGCCCACCGCTGTTCGTCGATCGATTGGAATGGAAAGAATATCGATTAGTAATCGAAGAAATGGTGGTGTTGTCGGTTCTTGCCAAGATATTGCTCAAAAATTATCGAAATCATAAGTATAAAGCGCAATTGAAATTATCTAACTGCTTCCAATCATAATAATTATCTTAAAAATGGTTAAGAAATGCTTTGGCGTTGGATGATCTGACGATATTTATCGATTACAGCTACCTTAGGCTTACAACTAACTTAAGATACGATAACTGCGGTCCTACGACCAGCAGATCAAAGACTTATGGCAGAGAAAGAAATTTATAGCCTTCAGAAGGCCTGACTagaaattgtaaaaaaaaaaaatcaatttcacttaaaaaaaaataagcacttaaaaaaaatagacataTTTCATGCACTTGTCTTACaccgaaaaaaaagaagaaaaaatacgATTTTGGCACTTTCGATTCACtcgaaaaaaaagtaaacaatttttcacatttttcactcgaaaaaaaattagaaaataaataagagcTGGACTCGACAGCCGGATGGCTGGACGGATGGAGGACTTCTTCCCACGGCGACCGGATTTCGGATTTCGGATTTAAATTTCAAAGCCCCGGAATCGGTTATCTTtattggatatttttttttttttggatataGTTTAGTCTTAGAGTCTTGTTACTTACGGGCGGTGGGGGCGTCCTCGATTCAAGAACATTTTCTGTTCCGTTGATGAGGCGCCGCTGAGCCGCTGGGTGGCGGAGGTGGTGCAGTCGCCCCcagtgcaaaaaaaataaccaactACATACTATCTAAAGTGTCATTCGCTCGATGGCGGTAATCGGGGTTATCGGGGTTTTCGGTATCGGTATCGGTGGCTGCTTCTTTCTGGGCTGTGGAAAAAGATGTCTACACAGAATTAAATTCGGCTGCAggatgacgacgacgacgatggcATTTAGAGCTGGAGGGGATTGCTTGTTTTctgatttcatttttttttttcagatatTTTTGGATGTGATTTGAGTTGGAATTGTGTcggtgtgtctgtgtgtgtgtatggaggggatttatttgatttaatttcacttgaaaaaaatatgtaaaaaaaaaatggggagAATGTGCCCAAAAAAGGACACAGACTCGCCGGCAAGGCCACACTGGCCACAAAAATCTTCAAGATTCGGAGTGAGGTCACACTATTGATGCTGCACTTTGCTTGTTGACATTGTTGATTGATGTGATGCTGTTGTTTTTGCTGCACGTTGTTGTTGTATAGttgttttttcatttttttttttttttcttgcattttttgcatttctgaTGACCTTGAGGCCTCATACACTGGACGAGAGAATTGGGGGGTGGTGGGAAGGCAATTTGTCGGCTATGCATtggaatgtgtgtgtgtagatgagatgggtgtgggtgtgggtgtgaaGGAGGCACTAACCACAACAAGAAACCCTGTACTTAAAGCTATTTAAACTGAGAGTTCGCCCTCCCATACAGCCCCACGCACAGGCCACCGCATGTCAAGGTCCTGACACGATTTCTCGCCGAGCACGTGGTGTGCAGGAAGCAGCAGGGCCGCAGAGAGGGGAGTGTTTACATTTCATCGACTACTGGGCGAATAATGGGCCATAAATTGTGCCAAAAACGGCCAAGGAGCCAGAGAACCAGAACTGCAGTGCCCCGAATGACGGCATTCCTCCATGGCTCCCTCCCAGCCATGCCattatttctgtttctgtattttttggctttttgcgTTTTTGGCTCAGGTCCCGTGGAGTTTATCGGAAATCAGACCCcattactctttttttttcttttttggcagCAAAAAACAgtcaaaattgtaaaattcTTAGGCCAAACTTAAGGCTTACGTTCTACTGAAGAGAGCTGGCGATGGAAGATACAAGATGGACGGCGGATGCTTGGCGAGAGAAAAGAAaagctcaaaaaaaaaaaaaaagaactcaCAAAGAAAAGAGAACAAAATGGCAAATTAAGAGAGTAGAGTAGCACTTTAATAACAGTATTTAACAGTTAGCAGTAGTAAGTTAGGTGGGGGGTGGGGGAAaagaagagagagagagaacaATTACCGGTACATTGTGAGACTGTTCAAGTTGCACAGGCCGCACGATGAGAACGTTTTTAGGCCGTTTCTATAATCCTCTTGCCACGAACGAGTTtcccagatacagatacatctATGTATCTGTGTCTTGCACAACAACAGTGGGGGTGTGAggtggtgtgggtgtggggtgtggtgccaaaaaaaaggagactACAACAGATAGTTCCCAACAATCTAGAGCCTTTTTTTCGACCCACACATGGCGCTCGctctttttttgttcttttcgCTTTCTCTTTAGATGTGTATCTTTGGTTCTTAAATGCGTTTCTTATACAAATGTATCTTTACGTTGCTTTCTTTACATTCTTCATATTGCTTATCATTTTATCAcaaactgtaaaaaaaaaaaccaaacaaatcaAAACGCGTCGCGACACTTTCGACGAAAACACGCAGACGATCAGCTGATCGAGTTTagatgtgtatgtgtgtgtgtgtgtgttcgtgTGCGTGTGCGCATGAATGTATGCAATGAAGGATGCCAAAACTAGAGCGAGCGAGATGGCGGTAGATAATACAGCTAATGAGAGGCCATTTTAGGGATGGTACtataaaatacaacaaaaaacgaTAACATTCACATTGCAAATTGTAATCGGGAGCGGAGCGGAGCATTTTGGGTGGTGGGGGGTACTGACTGTAACTGTATCTCTATAGTGGGGAGGGAGTCCCCCAACGCTTGACTGTTTTTTGCTGCTCTGGTTTGGTTATCTCTCCtatgtgtgtgttggtgtgggTGTCTGTATTTAATTGattattgatttattttcgatTGTCGGGGCCATCTAGTACATGTAACAGTTAATTATACTTATATAAACAATGTCGCCGCCATTATAATCCtccttatttgttttttttttttcttgctgtGGTTATTGTTATCCATATTCTCGTTctcattttcgttttttttttttatgaaacaaAGAAAGTAAACTAAAAAAACGTAAACCATGTGTGTGAGAATGAGatgaggggggggggggggggtattgtttttaattggGCCAGCGATATCAATAGAAAATCGATGACAATCTCAAGATGTTAACGACTTGCAATCGACATCCTTCCCCGTACACATACCAATGCATATAGACCGCCAAGTTTGCTTTAAAAAGACTTCGAacctggcaaaaaaaaatctgattcgTAGATGctagtcaaaaaaaaaagggtgttGGGATGTCGAACTTGAAGATCTgggtagaaaaaaaattattttgcatCACAGATGTGTGTTTTATGTGAGGGGGACACTGGGGATAGGGATGGGAGAGGGTTAGGGATGCAGAAATTACAGTGGAACCTCTTGTTTGTGGTCAGAGGTTCGACTGCCATTCAAAAATAAAGGATGATGATCAAAGAGGAGTTCAAAGAATGGAACATATGGGCTGACGGGACATAACAACTGAAGTTAAAATTTACCTCGACTTGTTGTTGTAACCATAGGGGGGATAACCACCGTTATTATTGTTACTACCCGGATTATTGTTGCCGTACATATCCTGAGAGTTGGGGAGTGTGTTGTGAACACTTTTCTCGATTCTCGATTATCGATTCAAAAAAAATGCCACCCTCGAGATCTATCGAAGGTGAGCGGTATGAGGTGAGTCGTGGTGAGTTCTTGGGATGATTAGAGGTGAGTTGTAGTTGCAGTTATCGGGAGGATCTACTCCCCACTTCTCCTCCTTATTGGCGCTCAGCGCTCTCAGCTGGCCTGCTGCTGATTCGTCTTCTTGTTCTTACTTTCTTCTCtgcactctctctctctctgtatcttattgctgttttttttgttgtactcTCCGTTGCtatacaaaattttgttttcttctatTCTTTTGGCATACAAAAAACTCTCTTTCTTAATTGCTAAGtcgtttctctcagtgtatgcttgattcttcttcttgttttcTTGGCGCGCTCTCAGCTGTGTGTTGTTGTAGTAGTAGTTGAAGAGAtgatattgttgttgttgatgttgttgtagttgttgttgttggtactAAGTGGATtgatttttagttttaatttttatttcttttgttttgaattttagGTGGGACAGAGGGGGGGATGGGGGTTCTACTTAATAcgaattacaaaaaaaaaacatgacaAAAGACGTGAAGTGTATGCGAGACGACGATAATAATGcggaaaacaacaaaaaaaatatcgaaGAGAGAAAATTGATAATCGCATTACGTATAAGAGAGAGATCTTATgcatctgtgtgtgtgtgtgtgtcggcgtgtgtgtgtgtgtacaaAGCTTGAGTCTCAAaattagtatttattttttttttttagaaaataagttagtttttgaaaaaatacctattattaaaaaaatacttaacttatttttttggtttggattCTTAGCAGACCTACTATGCATACAGCCCCCAGCCCTTCCTTAACTAATTGCGCTCTTATACTAGATAATTTTGCTCACCACCCAGTGGTATCCTTGCGGAGGACATACCTtgccattttgaaattataGTACGACGACATGGTCGACAGGGGAGTCACAGTATCAAAGTCAAAGTCCATCGTGGACATCACAAGTttgcaaattgaatttaaaaaaacacaaaaaaaatcacacaaaGGAAAGGCAGGACACAAGTTGGACTTGTAACGAGTGGCACTCGAATGAAGATGTCCTGCCCGGCAGCGATCTATTTAAGGATCGCCTGGGcggtgggtggatgggtggtgggtggcAGGTAGGAGGCAAGGTGGCAAGGTGCGCGTGCCAGTCGCGTGTGCCACTCGCAGCCCAGGCTACCTGCCCCCTTGATCCTTGATCTATGATCCCTGATCCTGCTAGGAAGTGTGCCGGGCGTACTTTCATGGGTGGCCGGCTGCATCTCGCGGGGCAGCCGCAGCAGGCAGATGTTCCGCTTTCTCGGAAGCTGCAAGGTGCTAACTTTCGGGCTGGGCGGATTGGGTGGAAAAATCGAAAGGTGTTCCACCTTTCGGTGGCAAGCTGCAAATTGCAAAGTTACTTGGAAGCAAGCTGcaatttttttcccaaaaagatTACAGttctatttgaatttgatttttaatttaagaaaagcCTTGgaattgttcttttttttttacctaaCGTGGATAGTTAGTAACACTTTTCatagatttaattataatttaatatttgattaACAAGAACTATACTTTTAATGACAAGATCTATTACTTTTTCCCAAGTTTCACTTTTTcctaattaaaataattataatttttaattaaatatctcTATTAATCTTAATATCGCtctatttaatataaaatatgtctCGATTAAAggcaaattatttttataatctcCATAAACTTAATCCGCCCTGCCATAAATAACCCATTAGGGATCGCCCTTCCCGGCAGCTGCCTCTCAGGAGCCAGGATTTTCGCCCCGGGCAGGTGAGAGTGCAGGCTGCGACCTAGGACTCTCAGGAGGCCGGCTGCAAAAAATAGCTTAGGTCAGAGGTCAGATTGCCTTCCACTTTTCATCAGAAGCAGCGGACTAGCCAAGGTGGCAGCATCTCCGAAGTAACAACTTCAAGATAATTAATATTCCAAGTAAGGACACTAATTTATTTCCAGTTTCCAGGGGAAGGGAGAGGGAGAGGTAGAGGACAACTTTCCTTCCAGTGGACTGGAGCGAACAAGAGGACCAGAGCTAAGGAAGCTTAGGGGCGGGGAAGGGACTGCGAAAATTGAAAACGAGGACAGCATGGGGCGAAAAGGGGGCGGGGCACTGGCGAGCACAATGGCATTGGAGGGTGGGAAAGGAAAAGGGTGGGTCCCAAATACACCagattgccaaaaaaaaaaaaaataaaaataacgggaaaaaaaagccaaagagAAGaacgaaaagaaaatatacagAGAACTGTTATAGAGAGTGTGTATCTCGCTTTCCAGCTCGTGAAGAACAACAAGAGAGTGGGGGAGCAGGGCGGAAAAGGTAACGCGGAAAGGAAAAGCGGAAGAgaaggaaaaacaaaagcagaaTTGGAAAGAAAAGCCACCGCGTAGGGTAACCCAAGTCGCCTACTTCTCTTTCGTAGCGTATCACCGAGTATCGTATGCATATCGTATCGGAGAAAGCTAAATCACTGAGAAATCAAAAGcccaaaaagaaaagaaagtcaAGAAAATGTCTAGCAAGGGCCTTTGTGAATTTTAATCATTAAAaattagaagaaaaaaatcGACTTCAATGCTAAAGcaattagttttaaaaatatttcaaccCATTTCTTGAAACAacattgaaattaaataataaacaccCATTGATTTCGCTCAGTGCAGGCCAAGAGcaggagagagagagagcgcaGTCGGGAGGACTTTACAGTTGATAACAGTAGTGGGCAGACGGTAGTCGGCTTATTTGGAGCACAGTTGTGTAAATAGAGCAGCTCTATTATGCAAATGCATGTGTGTGAGTGCAACTGATAATgggggagagagagagcgcTGCCCCACTCTCGCTCTCTTCGCTCGTGAGTCATGCGGGGGGGGCGCTAGCATGAATGAAATCTCGAAAATCTCATTAAAGCCGTGTGGCGATAAAGCGAACATTCCAGCTGATCACTCGTCAAGTGTTGTTGCACTTTCGAGTGCTTTTCTGcgagtgtatgtgtgtgtgtgttgctgTCTTCTCTTTCAAAACAACacgaaatatttaatattttgtcaAGGTACAATGGATCTTCGATATATCTCAGCCACTTGCTAGTGCCCTCTGGTAGCTTATACTAATTATACTAGTTCCACGACAGGGTACAACGAGCATGAAGggcgtattttttttttgtttttttcccccAGCGAATGACCTTCGCTGAGCAACTTCCCTACCACCACCCTTACATGCCGTTCCAGTATTCCTACATTCCAGTTTTCCAGTGCAATGAGCCAAACGATCGCTGGCAATGACACTGCCAACAAAAACATCGGCAGGGGGGAATGACCGTAAGCAGCTGCCCCCCTCCCCTCCATGCAGCTGCAGCTGAGAGGAAAAGGGAGGAGGAAGGGCAAGGACTCTCACTCTACCTGCCTggaaaatcattttttttttttttttgtatggaAACTTGGCCCAGAAATTATTATTAGCGGCAGTACTCACTTTTCCATTACGCCCGACAGAGACGAGAGCAATTACAATGCAATTTCAaatggcaaagcactccaCTGGCactaaacaaacaaaaaatggccaaaaacttcCGCTCGGACAGAAACTGCAGCCGAAACACGTTGCCTCGGACGGCGGCAGCTGGCAACTCCGCTACAGTCGCGGGAGGAGAAATAGGGCAGCCGCCTTGGAGCAGCCAGGGTTGCCAGACAACTACGATTTTGGTGTTAAAAAATACCGATTTTTAGATTAATTcaaatgcaaaaatattttgaaatccaaataattatttctacagGAAAGGGTGTCTGGGTAAGCCGGAAGTAGACAAATCCGGGTGAAATGTGGGCCAGGTAGCGGGGATGTGCAGCGGAACTGAGGATACCCTACTTCCTAGGTTGGTCCGCAAAAGGGACCTATATACCCACACCCATGGGTATATAGAGGGACGACGGCAGCTCAGCTACCTGACCTCGAGCCTCGAGCCCGGCCCTACCTTGCTGGACGCGACTGTATGcatttttttctgtattttgCTTGTTGTTTGGACTTCTCCCTCCTCTCCTCCGCTGCTCACGACAAAATGGTAGTATGTGTATAACACAGAGCACCCCGGAGTATCTTCGACTTACCAAAATGTAATATTAACTAAATTTGAAACACTCTCACTATTTTTTAGACTGCtgcgttgtttttttttagtatgtATGTAGTGTTCTATGTACTACAACGGTTAAAAAactgataaaaaaataacatgGTATATATGCAATACAGAAAAACAAGTATATGTATGTTTCTATGTACTACACctcaacaaaaagaaaaaaaaattaacaaaaaaaaaaggtaaatatgtatatacacAAAAGTGAGAGAGCGGCCAGCGTcgctacacacacacatacacacacacagatgcACGCTCGCTGgcgtgtgtatgtgtgtacGTGAGAGCAATACGTTGCCATTTTCCCcccgttgttgtttttgttggagCGTAATGTGTAAGTGTAATGCCACCAAGGCTGAATGGAATTTTACATCCACAATTCATTACTTGCGGCAACGCAAccactatatttttttcaataccacaaacaaaaaacagcaaagaaaaacaaatacagCGAGTAGCAGCCAACAGCCAACAGCCAGCAGCCGCCTCACTCGCTGCTATTCGTCATGGCAAAGCGGCCATGTGTGCGTGTGGatccaaaccaaaaaaataaaagaaaaactcAAAGCTTTTTTTGTACTAGATAGAATGCATAAATATAATACAACTACGTATGTATGCGAAATGATATGCGCATTTTCACAAAGTCTGCGTGTTTTCCATTAtcattttctcttttttttcgttttttttctttcgttTATTATATACGTATACACTTCACGTCACTTGTGACAGAGAGAAGACGGGGGTTTCAAAACTAAGTGGATAAAAACCCGTCTAATGCTCAAAAAAATCTTAGACGTACAACTATTTTAAATACACTAACTCGGAGACTTCTCGTCAACTCGCCAACTCGCGCGAATCTTGCTCAAGTGTAATGTGGCCAAGTTGTTGGTAGCTGTTTTGGGGTTGTTCATAATACACCATTATATCGATATTCttttcacaaaaaatggtATATATCGGCTATGGATTTGGCCAAATATCGAAGAAAACATTAATctccttttattttataattatt
Encoded here:
- the LOC6503657 gene encoding protein sex-lethal isoform X4, whose amino-acid sequence is MFLNRGRPHRPGGRGFGMSHSLPSGMSRYAFSPQDTEFSFPSSSSRRGYNDFPGCGIGGNGGSANSLGGGGGGNMCNLPPMTSNNSLNNLCGLSLGSGGSDDHMLNDQRPSNTNLIVNYLPQDMTDRELYALFRAIGPINTCRIMRDYKTGYSFGYAFVDFTSEMDSQRAIKVLNGITVRNKRLKVSYARPGGESIKDTNLYVTNLPRTITDDQLDTIFGKYGSIVQKNILRDKLTGRPRGVAFVRYNKREEAQEAISALNNVIPEGGSQPLSVRLAEEHGKAKAAHFMSQMGVPAPNAPQPPPPPPLPHMAAGFNSMVHRDGAMEKLRSLFDAICDAIFGLDSDNFADLLDGLYRRKYHYPYL
- the LOC6503657 gene encoding protein sex-lethal isoform X1, with product MSTMDFDFDTVTPLSTMSSYYNFKMASGGRGFGMSHSLPSGMSRYAFSPQDTEFSFPSSSSRRGYNDFPGCGIGGNGGSANSLGGGGGGNMCNLPPMTSNNSLNNLCGLSLGSGGSDDHMLNDQRPSNTNLIVNYLPQDMTDRELYALFRAIGPINTCRIMRDYKTGYSFGYAFVDFTSEMDSQRAIKVLNGITVRNKRLKVSYARPGGESIKDTNLYVTNLPRTITDDQLDTIFGKYGSIVQKNILRDKLTGRPRGVAFVRYNKREEAQEAISALNNVIPEGGSQPLSVRLAEEHGKAKAAHFMSQMGVPAPNAPQPPPPPPLPHMAAGFNSMVHRDGAMEKLRSLFDAICDAIFGLDSDNFADLLDGLYRRKYHYPYL
- the LOC6503657 gene encoding protein sex-lethal isoform X5 produces the protein MYGNNNPGSNNNNGGYPPYGYNNKSSGGRGFGMSHSLPSGMSRYAFSPQDTEFSFPSSSSRRGYNDFPGCGIGGNGGSANSLGGGGGGNMCNLPPMTSNNSLNNLCGLSLGSGGSDDHMLNDQRPSNTNLIVNYLPQDMTDRELYALFRAIGPINTCRIMRDYKTGYSFGYAFVDFTSEMDSQRAIKVLNGITVRNKRLKVSYARPGGESIKDTNLYVTNLPRTITDDQLDTIFGKYGSIVQKNILRDKLTGRPRGVAFVRYNKREEAQEAISALNNVIPEGGSQPLSVRLAEEHGKAKAAHFMSQMGVPAPNAPQPPPPPPLPHMAAGFNSMVHRGRSIKSQQRFQKSHPYFDAKKFI
- the LOC6503657 gene encoding protein sex-lethal isoform X12 — encoded protein: MYRGGRGFGMSHSLPSGMDTEFSFPSSSSRRGYNDFPGCGIGGNGGSANSLGGGGGGNMCNLPPMTSNNSLNNLCGLSLGSGGSDDHMLNDQRPSNTNLIVNYLPQDMTDRELYALFRAIGPINTCRIMRDYKTGYSFGYAFVDFTSEMDSQRAIKVLNGITVRNKRLKVSYARPGGESIKDTNLYVTNLPRTITDDQLDTIFGKYGSIVQKNILRDKLTGRPRGVAFVRYNKREEAQEAISALNNVIPEGGSQPLSVRLAEEHGKAKAAHFMSQMGVPAPNAPQPPPPPPLPHMAAGFNSMVHRDGAMEKLRSLFDAICDAIFGLDSDNFADLLDGLYRRKYHYPYL
- the LOC6503657 gene encoding protein sex-lethal isoform X3, giving the protein MYGNNNPGSNNNNGGYPPYGYNNKSSGGRGFGMSHSLPSGMDTEFSFPSSSSRRGYNDFPGCGIGGNGGSANSLGGGGGGNMCNLPPMTSNNSLNNLCGLSLGSGGSDDHMLNDQRPSNTNLIVNYLPQDMTDRELYALFRAIGPINTCRIMRDYKTGYSFGYAFVDFTSEMDSQRAIKVLNGITVRNKRLKVSYARPGGESIKDTNLYVTNLPRTITDDQLDTIFGKYGSIVQKNILRDKLTGRPRGVAFVRYNKREEAQEAISALNNVIPEGGSQPLSVRLAEEHGKAKAAHFMSQMGVPAPNAPQPPPPPPLPHMAAGFNSMVHRDGAMEKLRSLFDAICDAIFGLDSDNFADLLDGLYRRKYHYPYL
- the LOC6503657 gene encoding protein sex-lethal isoform X13, with the translated sequence MYRGGRGFGMSHSLPSGMSRYAFSPQDTEFSFPSSSSRRGYNDFPGCGIGGNGGSANSLGGGGGGNMCNLPPMTSNNSLNNLCGLSLGSGGSDDHMLNDQRPSNTNLIVNYLPQDMTDRELYALFRAIGPINTCRIMRDYKTGYSFGYAFVDFTSEMDSQRAIKVLNGITVRNKRLKVSYARPGGESIKDTNLYVTNLPRTITDDQLDTIFGKYGSIVQKNILRDKLTGRPRGVAFVRYNKREEAQEAISALNNVIPEGGSQPLSVRLAEEHGKAKAAHFMSQMGVPAPNAPQPPPPPPLPHMAAGFNSMVHRGRSIKSQQRFQKSHPYFDAKKFI
- the LOC6503657 gene encoding protein sex-lethal isoform X8 yields the protein MFLNRGRPHRPGGRGFGMSHSLPSGMDTEFSFPSSSSRRGYNDFPGCGIGGNGGSANSLGGGGGGNMCNLPPMTSNNSLNNLCGLSLGSGGSDDHMLNDQRPSNTNLIVNYLPQDMTDRELYALFRAIGPINTCRIMRDYKTGYSFGYAFVDFTSEMDSQRAIKVLNGITVRNKRLKVSYARPGGESIKDTNLYVTNLPRTITDDQLDTIFGKYGSIVQKNILRDKLTGRPRGVAFVRYNKREEAQEAISALNNVIPEGGSQPLSVRLAEEHGKAKAAHFMSQMGVPAPNAPQPPPPPPLPHMAAGFNSMVHRDGAMEKLRSLFDAICDAIFGLDSDNFADLLDGLYRRKYHYPYL
- the LOC6503657 gene encoding protein sex-lethal isoform X9, yielding MYRGGRGFGMSHSLPSGMSRYAFSPQDTEFSFPSSSSRRGYNDFPGCGIGGNGGSANSLGGGGGGNMCNLPPMTSNNSLNNLCGLSLGSGGSDDHMLNDQRPSNTNLIVNYLPQDMTDRELYALFRAIGPINTCRIMRDYKTGYSFGYAFVDFTSEMDSQRAIKVLNGITVRNKRLKVSYARPGGESIKDTNLYVTNLPRTITDDQLDTIFGKYGSIVQKNILRDKLTGRPRGVAFVRYNKREEAQEAISALNNVIPEGGSQPLSVRLAEEHGKAKAAHFMSQMGVPAPNAPQPPPPPPLPHMAAGFNSMVHRDGAMEKLRSLFDAICDAIFGLDSDNFADLLDGLYRRKYHYPYL
- the LOC6503657 gene encoding protein sex-lethal isoform X6 — translated: MSTMDFDFDTVTPLSTMSSYYNFKMASGGRGFGMSHSLPSGMSRYAFSPQDTEFSFPSSSSRRGYNDFPGCGIGGNGGSANSLGGGGGGNMCNLPPMTSNNSLNNLCGLSLGSGGSDDHMLNDQRPSNTNLIVNYLPQDMTDRELYALFRAIGPINTCRIMRDYKTGYSFGYAFVDFTSEMDSQRAIKVLNGITVRNKRLKVSYARPGGESIKDTNLYVTNLPRTITDDQLDTIFGKYGSIVQKNILRDKLTGRPRGVAFVRYNKREEAQEAISALNNVIPEGGSQPLSVRLAEEHGKAKAAHFMSQMGVPAPNAPQPPPPPPLPHMAAGFNSMVHRGDNFADLLDGLYRRKYHYPYL